One Yimella lutea DNA window includes the following coding sequences:
- a CDS encoding fumarylacetoacetate hydrolase family protein: MRICRYTDGEDPYFGLVDGAGEKIAQISGDPLYTRIELTGVTTTVDRVRLLAPVIPRSKVIGIGRNYAAHAQEMGAEPPKEPMMFLIPNTAVIGPDDPVVMPPQSERVDYEGEVAVVIGRMCRDVSPEEAAKSIFGYTCANDVTARDLQKSDGQWARAKGFDTFCPIGPWIETDLDLSDLRVRTRLDGETVQDGTTADMIHDVPTLISYASQAFTLLPGDVILTGTPEGIGPVQPGQRVEVEVQDIGTLANPYVRH; encoded by the coding sequence GTGCGAATCTGCCGATACACCGATGGTGAAGACCCCTACTTCGGACTCGTCGACGGGGCGGGCGAGAAGATCGCCCAGATCAGCGGCGACCCGCTGTACACCCGGATCGAACTGACCGGAGTCACGACGACGGTCGACCGGGTGCGCCTGCTCGCACCGGTCATCCCACGGTCGAAGGTGATCGGCATCGGTCGCAACTACGCGGCCCACGCACAGGAGATGGGCGCCGAGCCGCCGAAGGAACCGATGATGTTCCTCATCCCCAACACCGCCGTCATCGGTCCGGACGACCCGGTGGTCATGCCGCCGCAGTCCGAACGGGTCGACTACGAGGGCGAAGTGGCCGTGGTCATCGGACGCATGTGCCGCGACGTGTCGCCCGAAGAGGCTGCGAAGTCGATCTTCGGCTACACCTGCGCCAACGACGTCACCGCGCGCGACCTGCAGAAGTCGGACGGTCAGTGGGCCCGGGCCAAGGGGTTCGACACGTTCTGCCCGATCGGACCGTGGATCGAGACCGACCTCGACCTCTCGGATCTGCGGGTCCGCACCCGGCTGGACGGCGAGACCGTGCAGGACGGTACGACGGCCGACATGATCCACGACGTCCCGACGCTGATCTCGTACGCATCGCAGGCGTTCACGCTCCTGCCCGGTGACGTGATCCTGACCGGCACGCCGGAAGGTATCGGTCCGGTGCAGCCTGGTCAGCGCGTCGAGGTCGAGGTGCAGGACATCGGCACGCTCGCCAACCCCTACGTGCGTCACTGA
- a CDS encoding MBL fold metallo-hydrolase: MRLTIIGCSGSFAGPNSPASSYLVQSEHEGRTWNLVLDMGPGSLGALQRHIELDAIDAIVISHLHPDHCLDLTGLFVVTKYHPTRGPLPRVPVYGPQDTAARMSRANGVTLCEASDPHGMDSEFDFRTLVSLDAFQVGPFTITPHRVNHPVEAFGFRVEADGKVLVYTGDTDSTPDLLPLLRDADLVLADSAFCEERDEVRDIHLTGRRAAEAAVAATGVQRLMLTHIPAWNDPEVCRAQAAQVWPSKVELAVSDEVHDI, encoded by the coding sequence ATGAGGCTCACCATCATCGGCTGCTCCGGTTCCTTCGCCGGCCCGAACTCTCCGGCGTCCAGCTACCTGGTGCAGTCCGAGCACGAGGGACGCACCTGGAACCTCGTGCTCGACATGGGCCCTGGTTCGCTCGGCGCGCTACAGCGGCACATCGAACTCGACGCGATCGACGCCATCGTGATCAGTCATCTGCACCCTGACCACTGCCTCGACCTGACCGGACTCTTCGTCGTCACCAAGTACCACCCGACACGTGGCCCCCTGCCGCGCGTGCCGGTCTACGGCCCGCAGGACACCGCCGCGCGCATGTCCCGCGCGAACGGGGTGACGCTCTGCGAGGCATCCGACCCGCACGGCATGGACAGCGAATTCGATTTCCGCACATTGGTTTCGCTGGACGCGTTCCAGGTCGGCCCGTTCACGATCACTCCGCACCGGGTCAATCACCCGGTGGAGGCGTTCGGCTTCCGCGTCGAGGCCGACGGCAAGGTGCTGGTTTATACCGGCGACACCGACAGCACCCCTGATCTGCTGCCCCTGCTGCGCGACGCCGACCTCGTGCTCGCCGACTCGGCGTTCTGCGAGGAGCGCGATGAGGTACGCGACATCCACCTCACCGGACGGCGTGCGGCCGAAGCTGCCGTGGCCGCAACCGGAGTCCAACGCCTGATGCTGACCCACATCCCGGCCTGGAACGACCCGGAGGTCTGTCGCGCCCAGGCAGCGCAGGTCTGGCCCTCGAAGGTGGAGCTGGCCGTCTCCGACGAGGTCCACGACATCTGA
- a CDS encoding 3-isopropylmalate dehydrogenase, whose translation MSETGSRNATADTIDLAVIGGDGIGPEVVAEGLKVLDAVCDAKVARTEYDLGARRWHATGETLPDSVLEELRGHDAILLGAIGDPSVPSGVLERQLLLRIRFELDHHVNLRPAKLFPGVKSPLDVNSVAPQGIDFVVVREGTEGPYTGNGGALRVGTPNELATEVSVNTRFGAERVVRDAFARAQARERKKLTLLHKHNVLSYAGHMWRRTVEEVGAEFPDVTHDYAHIDAAMIYLVQDPSRFDVIVTDNLFGDIVTDLAAAVTGGIGLAASGNINPDRSTPSMFEPVHGSAPDIAGQGKADPTATILSVAMLLEHLGRTAEARRIEHAVAADLASRGDQVRSTAQIGEAIAATLA comes from the coding sequence ATGAGTGAGACGGGCAGCCGGAACGCCACTGCGGATACCATCGATCTGGCCGTCATCGGCGGGGACGGCATCGGCCCGGAGGTCGTGGCCGAAGGTCTCAAGGTGCTCGACGCGGTCTGCGATGCCAAGGTGGCCCGCACCGAGTACGACCTGGGTGCGCGCCGCTGGCACGCGACGGGGGAAACGCTGCCGGATTCCGTGCTGGAGGAACTGCGCGGCCACGACGCGATCCTGCTCGGTGCCATCGGCGACCCGAGCGTGCCGAGTGGAGTGCTCGAACGCCAGTTGCTGCTGCGCATCCGCTTCGAACTGGACCACCACGTCAACCTGCGTCCGGCCAAGCTGTTCCCCGGCGTCAAGAGTCCCCTGGACGTGAATTCCGTTGCGCCGCAGGGCATCGACTTCGTCGTCGTCCGCGAGGGCACGGAAGGTCCGTACACCGGTAACGGCGGCGCCTTGCGCGTCGGCACACCCAACGAACTGGCCACCGAGGTGAGCGTCAACACCCGTTTCGGCGCTGAGCGCGTCGTGCGCGATGCGTTCGCGCGGGCGCAGGCTCGTGAGCGCAAGAAGCTGACCCTGCTGCACAAGCACAACGTGCTGTCGTACGCCGGGCACATGTGGCGCCGCACGGTCGAGGAGGTCGGTGCCGAGTTCCCCGACGTCACCCACGACTACGCCCATATCGATGCAGCGATGATCTACCTGGTGCAGGACCCGTCCCGGTTCGACGTCATCGTGACCGACAATCTGTTCGGCGACATCGTCACCGACCTCGCGGCGGCCGTCACCGGCGGTATCGGGCTGGCGGCGTCCGGCAACATCAACCCCGACCGCAGCACCCCCTCGATGTTCGAGCCGGTGCACGGTTCAGCTCCCGACATCGCCGGCCAGGGCAAGGCCGACCCGACGGCGACGATCCTGTCGGTCGCGATGCTGTTGGAGCACCTCGGTCGTACGGCCGAAGCGAGGCGCATCGAGCATGCGGTCGCGGCCGATCTCGCCTCGCGAGGAGACCAGGTGCGCTCGACCGCGCAGATCGGTGAGGCGATCGCCGCGACGCTCGCCTGA
- a CDS encoding 3-methyladenine DNA glycosylase, whose product MAQVLSQDDWRARSLAHERRVDASVAAHIHRRDRGLKHPIDDFLFQYYPFKPSHLRVWHPGAGVVLDGAQERSDWAFYRVDDGGASVDVPAFIERKGEVLELAHRLLSVTSERPMQLSCFGMHEWAMAYRTPADEVRHAQLPLRLGHAGTDDVVDSHDLRCTHFDAYRFFTPDAVPRNSAVLERDSQANFEQPGCLHAGMDLYKWAFKLSPLVPSELVMDCFDLAREIRLLDMRASPYDVTSLGHTPVAVETPEGKAEYVRQQRAFADRARPLRQRLLAVLDVPASLWCAPVRAIVES is encoded by the coding sequence GTGGCGCAGGTGCTCTCGCAGGACGACTGGCGAGCCCGCTCGCTCGCCCACGAGCGGCGGGTCGACGCCTCCGTCGCCGCACACATTCACCGTCGCGATCGCGGTCTGAAGCACCCCATCGACGACTTCCTCTTCCAGTACTACCCGTTCAAGCCATCGCACCTGCGTGTGTGGCACCCGGGCGCCGGAGTCGTCCTGGACGGAGCTCAGGAACGGTCCGACTGGGCGTTCTACCGAGTGGACGACGGGGGCGCGTCCGTCGACGTGCCCGCGTTCATCGAGCGCAAGGGCGAGGTACTCGAGTTGGCTCACCGGCTGCTGTCGGTGACATCGGAGCGTCCGATGCAGTTGTCGTGCTTCGGGATGCACGAGTGGGCGATGGCCTACCGCACGCCTGCGGACGAGGTGCGCCACGCACAACTGCCCCTTCGCCTGGGGCATGCCGGCACCGACGACGTGGTCGATTCGCACGATCTGCGGTGCACCCACTTCGACGCCTACCGCTTCTTCACCCCGGACGCCGTTCCTCGCAACTCGGCTGTGCTAGAACGTGATTCACAGGCGAACTTCGAACAACCAGGTTGCCTGCACGCGGGCATGGACCTCTACAAATGGGCCTTCAAACTCAGCCCGCTCGTGCCGAGTGAACTGGTGATGGACTGCTTCGACCTCGCCCGCGAGATCCGCCTGCTCGACATGCGAGCCTCCCCGTACGACGTCACGTCCCTCGGCCACACCCCGGTAGCCGTCGAGACCCCTGAAGGGAAGGCCGAGTACGTCCGCCAGCAGCGAGCGTTCGCCGACCGCGCCCGTCCCCTGCGTCAGCGACTGCTCGCGGTGCTGGACGTTCCTGCTTCCCTTTGGTGCGCACCCGTGCGCGCAATCGTCGAATCGTAA
- a CDS encoding branched-chain amino acid aminotransferase, which translates to MSLSFSSNPRQDRASVADRAAILANPGFGDHFSDHMVLAKWSQDEGWHDAEVTAFGPIQMSPAAAVLHYAQEIFEGMKAYRHADGSVWTFRPEANAARFARSAKRLALPVLPEEDFVDSLKALVQTDIDWVPEAADGAETSLYLRPFMFASEAFLGVRPSKEVTYCVIASPAGSYFPGGVKPVSLWISNDYARAGEGGTGAAKCGGNYASSLAGQLEGIAAGCDQAVFLDSSTHTYIEELGGMNLFFVYKDGRIVTPELTGTILEGVTRSSILELAKDLGLEPQERRIPIQEWKDGAESGEITEIFACGTAAVITPVGELKWDGGSCDHRVEGHRDEIAMKIRKTLLDIQYGRTEDTHGWMTRLA; encoded by the coding sequence ATGTCCTTGTCGTTCAGTTCCAACCCCCGTCAGGACCGGGCGAGCGTCGCCGATCGTGCTGCAATCCTGGCGAACCCCGGCTTCGGCGACCACTTCAGCGACCACATGGTGCTGGCGAAGTGGAGCCAGGACGAGGGCTGGCACGACGCCGAAGTGACCGCGTTCGGCCCGATCCAGATGAGCCCGGCTGCTGCGGTGCTGCACTACGCGCAGGAGATCTTCGAGGGCATGAAGGCCTACCGGCACGCCGACGGCTCGGTCTGGACCTTCCGTCCCGAGGCCAACGCTGCCCGATTCGCCCGCAGCGCAAAGCGATTGGCGTTGCCGGTGCTCCCGGAGGAAGACTTCGTCGACTCGCTCAAGGCGTTGGTGCAGACCGACATCGACTGGGTGCCAGAGGCGGCGGATGGCGCGGAGACCTCGCTGTACCTACGTCCGTTCATGTTCGCGTCCGAGGCCTTCCTCGGGGTTCGCCCCTCGAAGGAGGTCACCTACTGCGTGATCGCCTCGCCCGCCGGGTCGTACTTTCCCGGTGGCGTGAAGCCGGTGTCGTTGTGGATCTCCAACGACTACGCGCGCGCCGGCGAGGGGGGCACGGGCGCCGCCAAGTGTGGCGGCAACTACGCATCCTCCCTGGCCGGTCAGTTGGAGGGCATCGCCGCCGGATGCGACCAGGCGGTCTTCCTCGACTCCTCGACGCATACCTATATCGAGGAACTCGGCGGCATGAACCTGTTCTTCGTCTACAAGGACGGCCGCATCGTCACTCCGGAACTCACCGGCACCATCCTCGAGGGAGTGACGCGCAGTTCGATCCTCGAGCTGGCCAAGGACCTCGGCCTCGAACCACAGGAGCGTCGCATCCCGATCCAGGAGTGGAAGGACGGCGCCGAGTCCGGCGAGATCACCGAGATCTTCGCCTGTGGCACCGCTGCCGTGATCACTCCCGTCGGCGAACTCAAGTGGGACGGTGGCTCGTGCGACCACCGCGTCGAGGGGCACAGGGACGAGATCGCGATGAAGATCCGCAAGACACTGCTCGACATCCAGTACGGACGCACCGAGGACACGCACGGCTGGATGACCCGTCTCGCCTGA
- the rph gene encoding ribonuclease PH, translating into MTDATPQTRHDGRANDQLRDIKITRNWLDHAEGSVLIEFGKTRVLCAASFTEGVPRWLKGRGTGWVTAEYEMLPRSTNTRSDRESRKGKVGGRTHEISRLIGRSLRAIIDTKALGENTIVLDCDVLQADGGTRTAAITGAYVALQDAIEDARAKGLIAKNAQPLTGSIAAISVGVVKGVPVLDLDYPEDSTAETDMNVVMTGAGGFVEVQGTAEGAPFDRDELNALLDLAAKGIGDLTRLQQEALDTPARERSR; encoded by the coding sequence ATGACCGACGCCACTCCTCAGACCCGACACGACGGCCGCGCGAACGACCAACTCCGCGACATCAAGATCACCCGCAACTGGCTCGACCACGCCGAGGGCAGCGTCCTCATCGAGTTCGGCAAGACCCGGGTGCTCTGCGCCGCATCATTCACCGAAGGTGTGCCGCGTTGGCTCAAGGGCCGTGGAACCGGGTGGGTCACCGCCGAGTACGAAATGCTGCCGCGCTCGACGAACACCCGCAGTGACCGCGAATCGCGCAAGGGCAAGGTCGGCGGCCGCACACACGAGATCTCCCGGCTGATCGGACGCTCGCTGCGGGCGATCATCGACACGAAAGCGTTGGGGGAGAACACGATCGTGCTCGACTGCGACGTCCTCCAGGCGGACGGTGGTACCCGCACCGCAGCCATCACCGGGGCGTACGTGGCCCTGCAGGACGCGATCGAGGACGCCCGGGCAAAGGGCCTGATCGCCAAGAACGCGCAGCCGCTCACCGGATCCATCGCCGCCATCAGCGTCGGCGTGGTGAAGGGCGTTCCGGTCCTCGACCTGGACTACCCGGAGGACTCCACCGCCGAGACGGACATGAACGTCGTGATGACCGGTGCCGGTGGCTTCGTCGAGGTGCAGGGCACTGCCGAGGGTGCACCCTTCGACCGCGACGAACTGAACGCGCTGCTCGATCTCGCCGCCAAGGGCATCGGCGACCTCACCCGTCTGCAGCAGGAAGCGCTGGACACGCCCGCCCGCGAGCGTTCACGATGA
- the cimA gene encoding citramalate synthase, whose amino-acid sequence MSPADTFHVYDTTMRDGAQQEGLNLSVADKLTIAGLLDDLGVGFIEGGWPGANPKDTEFFKLAAAGEVPLRNALLAAFGSTRRAHGNAADDPQVRALLDARTPVVTIVAKSHVRHVQDALRTSLEENLAMVRDTVAVLVGEGRRVFVDAEHFFDGYLADPAYASDVVRCATDAGAEVVALCDTNGGMLPSQVFEVVQKVQDATGAQLGIHCHNDTGCAVANSIAAVQAGAMHVQGTVNGYGERTGNADLVTVVSNLQLKLGRHIIDPDALRNALHLSHAISEITNIAPYGRQPYVGASAFAHKAGLHASALRVDPDLYQHIDPALVGNSMRTLVSDMAGRASIELKGKELGYDLTDRPELLARVVERVKGMEQDGWTFDAADASFELLLVEEVDGARPRYFDTESWRCIIDSSPGDLPALAEATVKIHAAGERHVATGEGNGPVNALDHALREALSATYPELASFELIDFRVRILDAATGTDATTRVLIETRDADRTWTTIGVAPNIVHASWLALVDSFSYGLLKRGVQPR is encoded by the coding sequence ATGAGCCCCGCAGACACCTTCCACGTGTACGACACCACCATGCGCGACGGCGCTCAGCAGGAGGGACTCAACCTCTCGGTCGCCGACAAGCTGACGATCGCCGGGCTGCTCGATGACCTGGGTGTCGGGTTCATCGAGGGCGGGTGGCCGGGGGCGAACCCGAAGGACACCGAGTTCTTCAAGCTGGCCGCAGCCGGCGAGGTGCCGTTGAGGAACGCTCTGCTTGCGGCGTTCGGGTCGACCCGGCGGGCACACGGCAACGCGGCCGACGACCCTCAGGTGCGAGCGCTGCTCGATGCTCGGACGCCGGTCGTCACCATCGTCGCCAAGTCTCACGTACGGCACGTTCAGGATGCGCTGCGCACCTCGCTCGAGGAGAACCTCGCAATGGTCCGCGACACGGTGGCGGTGCTCGTCGGTGAGGGTCGGCGAGTGTTCGTGGACGCCGAGCACTTCTTCGATGGCTACCTCGCCGACCCGGCGTACGCATCCGACGTCGTCCGCTGTGCGACAGACGCCGGCGCCGAGGTGGTGGCGCTGTGCGACACCAACGGTGGGATGCTGCCCAGCCAGGTGTTCGAGGTCGTCCAGAAGGTGCAGGACGCCACCGGCGCACAGCTCGGCATTCACTGCCACAACGACACCGGCTGCGCCGTCGCCAATTCGATCGCAGCAGTCCAGGCCGGGGCGATGCACGTGCAGGGCACGGTCAACGGGTACGGCGAACGCACCGGCAACGCCGATCTAGTGACGGTCGTCAGCAATCTGCAGCTCAAGCTCGGCCGCCACATCATCGATCCGGACGCGCTTCGGAACGCCCTGCACCTCAGCCACGCGATCAGTGAGATCACCAATATCGCCCCCTACGGGCGGCAGCCGTACGTCGGTGCGAGCGCGTTCGCGCACAAGGCCGGGCTACACGCCTCGGCGCTGCGGGTCGACCCTGATCTCTACCAGCACATCGATCCCGCTCTGGTCGGCAATTCGATGCGAACTCTGGTGTCGGACATGGCCGGTCGCGCCAGCATCGAACTCAAGGGCAAGGAGCTCGGCTACGACCTCACCGACCGTCCGGAGCTTCTCGCGCGGGTGGTCGAGCGAGTGAAGGGCATGGAGCAGGACGGCTGGACCTTCGACGCCGCGGACGCGTCCTTCGAACTCCTGTTGGTGGAGGAGGTGGACGGCGCCCGGCCGCGCTACTTCGACACCGAGTCGTGGCGGTGCATCATCGACTCGTCGCCCGGTGACCTGCCCGCGCTGGCCGAAGCGACGGTGAAGATCCACGCTGCGGGAGAGCGGCACGTGGCGACGGGGGAGGGGAACGGTCCCGTCAACGCGCTGGATCACGCTCTGCGAGAAGCACTTTCGGCCACCTACCCCGAACTGGCGTCCTTCGAGTTGATCGACTTCCGGGTGCGCATCCTCGACGCGGCCACCGGCACGGACGCCACCACGCGCGTCCTCATCGAGACCCGCGACGCCGACCGCACCTGGACGACCATCGGCGTCGCTCCAAACATCGTCCACGCCAGCTGGCTCGCCCTCGTCGACTCCTTCAGCTACGGCTTGCTCAAGCGCGGGGTTCAGCCGAGGTAA
- the rdgB gene encoding RdgB/HAM1 family non-canonical purine NTP pyrophosphatase, with translation MSDLVLATRNAGKIADLQGLIDSEPALDGLRVVGVGDFPELEDVPETGLTFIENATLKAKYATEKLNLPAVADDSGISVDVLGGCPGVFSARWAGRHGDDQANIDLLLAQTADVPIDKLIARFECSVVLAMPDGALHSATGVVDGRLTREQRGTNGFGYDPIFELPDGRTFAEYTATEKHAASHRGQAFRALVPTLVRLFT, from the coding sequence ATGAGCGACCTGGTCCTCGCGACCCGCAACGCCGGCAAGATCGCCGACCTGCAGGGGCTCATCGACTCCGAGCCCGCGCTGGACGGGCTGCGCGTGGTGGGAGTGGGAGATTTCCCCGAACTCGAGGACGTTCCGGAGACCGGGCTGACCTTCATCGAGAATGCCACCCTGAAGGCCAAGTACGCGACCGAGAAGTTGAATCTGCCTGCGGTTGCTGATGATTCAGGAATCTCGGTGGACGTGCTCGGCGGCTGTCCAGGTGTGTTCAGCGCGCGCTGGGCAGGACGTCACGGCGACGACCAGGCCAACATCGACCTGCTGCTCGCGCAGACCGCCGACGTGCCGATCGACAAGCTGATCGCTCGCTTCGAGTGTTCGGTGGTGCTCGCGATGCCGGACGGTGCGTTGCACTCTGCCACCGGGGTCGTCGACGGACGGCTCACCAGAGAGCAGCGCGGCACCAACGGGTTCGGGTACGACCCGATCTTCGAACTGCCTGACGGCCGTACGTTCGCCGAGTACACCGCAACCGAGAAGCACGCCGCCTCTCACCGCGGCCAGGCCTTCCGTGCGCTGGTGCCCACCCTCGTCCGGCTGTTCACCTGA
- a CDS encoding SGNH/GDSL hydrolase family protein, with product MKRSIALSAVLAVAGFTAAPAAFAGADNSHASSGTYVALGDSLAAGYQPGLGDDKDGGYVGGVYANLRDKYRGAKLVNLACSGETSTGMIADGRCTYPDGQSQLEAAVDLIRSQKGKVRLITLNIGANDVQRCVKGGAVDMPCVQAGLTAVARNLPQITTALRAAGGAQTQIVVLNYYNPFLAAWAAGNPQLAQLSTMLQGQLNVSISYAAKAADAKVADVATAFRSNDWSLQPNGLPTNVAMICGYTWMCSKGDIHANDMGYALMADTVTPLVHGPKRPAAPSVS from the coding sequence ATGAAGCGTTCCATCGCACTGTCAGCAGTACTCGCCGTCGCCGGATTCACCGCCGCACCGGCCGCATTCGCCGGAGCAGACAATTCGCATGCGTCGTCCGGAACCTATGTCGCACTGGGGGATTCGCTCGCCGCCGGGTACCAACCCGGCTTGGGTGACGACAAGGACGGCGGTTACGTCGGCGGCGTGTACGCCAACCTGCGGGACAAGTACCGCGGCGCGAAACTCGTCAACCTTGCCTGCAGCGGTGAAACCAGCACGGGCATGATCGCCGACGGCCGGTGCACCTACCCGGACGGTCAAAGCCAGTTGGAGGCTGCCGTCGATCTGATCAGGTCTCAGAAGGGCAAGGTCCGGCTGATCACGCTCAACATCGGTGCCAATGACGTCCAGCGGTGTGTGAAGGGCGGTGCTGTCGACATGCCGTGCGTTCAGGCCGGACTCACCGCCGTCGCTCGCAACCTGCCGCAGATCACCACCGCCCTGCGGGCCGCGGGCGGCGCCCAGACCCAGATCGTCGTCCTCAACTACTACAACCCGTTCCTCGCGGCCTGGGCCGCCGGCAACCCGCAACTCGCGCAACTGTCGACCATGTTGCAGGGGCAGCTCAACGTTTCGATCTCGTACGCGGCCAAGGCCGCCGACGCGAAGGTCGCCGATGTCGCGACGGCGTTCCGCAGCAACGACTGGAGCCTGCAGCCGAACGGACTGCCCACCAACGTCGCGATGATCTGCGGTTACACCTGGATGTGCAGCAAGGGCGACATCCACGCCAACGACATGGGGTACGCGCTGATGGCGGACACCGTGACCCCGCTGGTGCACGGGCCGAAGCGTCCGGCGGCGCCCTCAGTAAGCTGA
- a CDS encoding S66 family peptidase has translation MAEHMVRYPKPLQAGDTIAVTAPSAGCEPRHQGRLDFALKWLRDKGFEVIEGNCLRGGTQVSAPVAERAAELNAFLTDASISAVVPPWGGETSIDLIDLLDYDAIRAAEPTWLVGFSDTSTQLLALTLRTGLATLHGHNLMDTPYDLPQGLAPWWVAAATPAGGTFTQRAATHRRPPGFDDWEKDPTPTTMPLNVPTSWKVLHGPSSLEISGRLIGGCVEVLSPLAGTAYGDVRAFGQQHASDGLLVYLEVCEQGAYDVARALHGMRLAGWFDNANAVLLGRTSARDAQYMSQHDAAIDALARLDIPIIADMDFGHVPPYMSFVNGGLATVTVDAGRRKISQTLR, from the coding sequence TTGGCTGAACACATGGTCCGTTACCCGAAACCCCTGCAGGCCGGCGACACGATCGCTGTGACAGCGCCGTCCGCCGGGTGCGAACCTCGTCACCAGGGGCGACTCGACTTCGCGCTGAAGTGGTTGCGGGACAAGGGTTTCGAGGTCATCGAGGGCAATTGTCTGCGTGGTGGCACGCAGGTCAGCGCACCCGTCGCGGAGCGCGCCGCAGAACTCAACGCCTTCCTCACCGACGCCTCGATCAGCGCGGTCGTGCCGCCGTGGGGAGGGGAGACGTCCATCGACCTGATCGACCTGCTCGACTACGACGCGATCCGTGCCGCCGAACCGACTTGGCTGGTCGGCTTCAGCGACACGAGTACGCAATTACTCGCCCTGACCTTGCGCACCGGGCTGGCCACCCTGCACGGGCACAATCTGATGGACACTCCGTACGACCTGCCGCAGGGATTGGCGCCGTGGTGGGTCGCGGCGGCAACGCCTGCCGGCGGCACGTTCACGCAGCGCGCCGCGACCCACCGGCGTCCGCCTGGTTTCGACGACTGGGAGAAGGACCCGACTCCCACGACGATGCCGCTGAACGTGCCGACCTCGTGGAAGGTGCTGCACGGTCCCTCGTCCTTGGAGATCAGCGGACGGTTGATCGGCGGCTGTGTCGAGGTGTTGTCGCCGCTGGCCGGAACGGCGTACGGCGACGTGCGGGCGTTCGGCCAGCAGCACGCGTCCGATGGTCTGCTGGTCTATCTGGAGGTCTGCGAACAGGGCGCCTACGACGTCGCCCGCGCGCTGCACGGGATGCGACTGGCCGGCTGGTTCGACAACGCCAACGCCGTGCTGCTGGGGCGCACCTCGGCTCGGGACGCGCAGTACATGAGCCAGCACGACGCCGCCATCGACGCACTCGCCCGACTCGACATCCCGATCATCGCCGACATGGACTTCGGCCACGTGCCGCCGTACATGTCGTTCGTTAACGGCGGGCTGGCGACCGTCACGGTGGACGCCGGCCGACGGAAGATCTCGCAGACGCTGCGGTGA
- the murI gene encoding glutamate racemase: MSGAPIGIFDSGYGGLTVARAVLDQLPHESIAYLGDTARAPYGPRPIAQTREYALQCLDRLVAHGVKALVIACNTASAAVLHDARERYDVPLVEVIRPAVRRAVSATRTGRVGVISTKGTHQSGAYLDAFAAAPHLHVRSQPCPRFVEFVEAGITGGPELLEVARGYLEPLQQDGVDTVVLGCTHYPLLTGVISYVMGDGVTLVSSAEETAKDVYRVLADRDLLAPASDGMPGLSFTTTGDPEEFRRLSKRFLGLPPEFDDVFENNFHQVGVTG; the protein is encoded by the coding sequence GTGTCTGGTGCACCCATCGGGATCTTCGACAGCGGTTACGGCGGTTTGACCGTCGCGCGCGCTGTGCTCGATCAGTTGCCGCACGAATCGATCGCCTACCTCGGCGACACCGCGCGGGCACCCTACGGACCGCGTCCGATCGCGCAGACCCGTGAGTACGCGCTGCAGTGTCTCGATCGATTGGTTGCGCATGGGGTGAAGGCGCTCGTCATCGCCTGCAACACCGCGTCCGCCGCCGTGCTGCACGACGCGCGCGAACGCTACGACGTGCCGTTGGTGGAGGTGATCCGCCCCGCGGTCCGCCGCGCCGTGAGCGCCACTCGCACCGGCAGGGTCGGTGTCATCTCCACGAAGGGCACCCACCAGTCCGGTGCCTACCTGGACGCGTTCGCCGCGGCGCCCCATCTGCACGTGCGCTCGCAGCCGTGCCCGCGGTTCGTGGAGTTCGTCGAGGCCGGCATCACCGGTGGTCCCGAACTGCTCGAGGTCGCTCGCGGATACCTCGAACCACTGCAACAGGACGGCGTCGACACCGTCGTCCTGGGCTGCACCCACTACCCGTTGCTGACCGGTGTCATCTCGTACGTCATGGGTGACGGGGTGACCCTGGTGTCGTCCGCCGAGGAGACCGCCAAGGACGTCTACCGCGTGCTGGCCGATCGCGACCTGCTCGCGCCGGCATCGGACGGCATGCCCGGCCTGTCGTTCACCACGACCGGAGACCCTGAGGAGTTCCGCCGCTTGTCCAAGAGGTTCCTGGGGTTGCCGCCCGAGTTCGACGACGTGTTCGAGAACAACTTCCATCAGGTGGGAGTGACCGGATGA